Proteins from a genomic interval of Alosa alosa isolate M-15738 ecotype Scorff River chromosome 8, AALO_Geno_1.1, whole genome shotgun sequence:
- the mapre3b gene encoding microtubule-associated protein RP/EB family member 3b isoform X4, which translates to MAVNVYSTSMTIENLSRHDMLAWVNDSLQLTYTKIEQLCTGVAYCQFMDMLFPGCVLLKKVKFQARLEHEFIHNFKVLQAAFKRMNVDKIIPVEKLVKGRFQDNFEFVQWFKKLFDANYDGKEYDPQLARQGMEVSPSPNPGPQRTSPTVPKCAPVPQRAVTSTPSSGMRRHMPLSRNGGSDAEVLELNQQLMDLKLTVDGLEKERDFYFGKLRDIELICQEHENDNNPVLSKIMNVLYATEDGFAPPEEEEEVEGQPQEQDEY; encoded by the exons ATGGCGGTGAACGTATACTCCACTTCGATGACCATCGAGAACCTGAGCAGACATGACATGCTCGCTTGGGTCAACGACTCTCTGCAGCTCACATACACTAAGATAGAGCAGCTGTGTACAG GTGTGGCGTATTGCCAGTTCATGGACATGCTGTTCCCTGGCTGTGTCCTGTTGAAGAAAGTGAAGTTCCAGGCCCGTCTTGAGCACGAATTTATCCACAACTTCAAAGTGCTGCAGGCTGCCTTCAAACGCATGAATGTGGACAAG ATCATTCCGGTGGAGAAGCTGGTGAAGGGCAGGTTCCAGGACAACTTTGAATTTGTGCAGTGGTTCAAGAAGTTGTTTGACGCCAACTACGACGGCAAAGAGTACGACCCGCAGCTGGCCCGCCAGGGCATGGAGGTGTCCCCGTCACCTAACCCAG GACCCCAGCGGACGTCCCCCACAGTGCCCAAATGTGCGCCTGTCCCACAGCGGGCCGTCACCAGCACCCCCTCCTCTGGTATGAGGAGACACATGCCCCTCTCTCGCAACGGCGGCAGTGATGCAGAGGTCCTGGAGCTCAATCAGCAG TTGATGGACCTGAAGCTGACGGTAGACGGACTGGAGAAGGAGCGAGATTTCTACTTTGGCAAGCTGCGGGACATTGAACTCATCTGCCAGGAGCATGAGAACGACAACAACCCTGTCCTCTCCAAGATCATGAACGTCCTCTACGCCACAGAG GACGGTTTCGCTCCccctgaggaggaagaggaagtggaaGGGCAGCCCCAGGAACAGGACGAATACTAG
- the mapre3b gene encoding microtubule-associated protein RP/EB family member 3b isoform X3 has translation MAVNVYSTSMTIENLSRHDMLAWVNDSLQLTYTKIEQLCTGVAYCQFMDMLFPGCVLLKKVKFQARLEHEFIHNFKVLQAAFKRMNVDKIIPVEKLVKGRFQDNFEFVQWFKKLFDANYDGKEYDPQLARQGMEVSPSPNPGDLIFHKPRRPPGPQRTSPTVPKCAPVPQRAVTSTPSSGMRRHMPLSRNGGSDAEVLELNQQLMDLKLTVDGLEKERDFYFGKLRDIELICQEHENDNNPVLSKIMNVLYATEDGFAPPEEEEEVEGQPQEQDEY, from the exons ATGGCGGTGAACGTATACTCCACTTCGATGACCATCGAGAACCTGAGCAGACATGACATGCTCGCTTGGGTCAACGACTCTCTGCAGCTCACATACACTAAGATAGAGCAGCTGTGTACAG GTGTGGCGTATTGCCAGTTCATGGACATGCTGTTCCCTGGCTGTGTCCTGTTGAAGAAAGTGAAGTTCCAGGCCCGTCTTGAGCACGAATTTATCCACAACTTCAAAGTGCTGCAGGCTGCCTTCAAACGCATGAATGTGGACAAG ATCATTCCGGTGGAGAAGCTGGTGAAGGGCAGGTTCCAGGACAACTTTGAATTTGTGCAGTGGTTCAAGAAGTTGTTTGACGCCAACTACGACGGCAAAGAGTACGACCCGCAGCTGGCCCGCCAGGGCATGGAGGTGTCCCCGTCACCTAACCCAGGTGATCTCATTTTCCACAAACCCAGGAGGCCCCCAG GACCCCAGCGGACGTCCCCCACAGTGCCCAAATGTGCGCCTGTCCCACAGCGGGCCGTCACCAGCACCCCCTCCTCTGGTATGAGGAGACACATGCCCCTCTCTCGCAACGGCGGCAGTGATGCAGAGGTCCTGGAGCTCAATCAGCAG TTGATGGACCTGAAGCTGACGGTAGACGGACTGGAGAAGGAGCGAGATTTCTACTTTGGCAAGCTGCGGGACATTGAACTCATCTGCCAGGAGCATGAGAACGACAACAACCCTGTCCTCTCCAAGATCATGAACGTCCTCTACGCCACAGAG GACGGTTTCGCTCCccctgaggaggaagaggaagtggaaGGGCAGCCCCAGGAACAGGACGAATACTAG
- the mapre3b gene encoding microtubule-associated protein RP/EB family member 3b isoform X1 has product MAVNVYSTSMTIENLSRHDMLAWVNDSLQLTYTKIEQLCTGVAYCQFMDMLFPGCVLLKKVKFQARLEHEFIHNFKVLQAAFKRMNVDKIIPVEKLVKGRFQDNFEFVQWFKKLFDANYDGKEYDPQLARQGMEVSPSPNPGDLIFHKPRRPPGPQRTSPTVPKCAPVPQRAVTSTPSSGMRRHMPLSRNGGSDAEVLELNQQLMDLKLTVDGLEKERDFYFGKLRDIELICQEHENDNNPVLSKIMNVLYATEVAPPTPSRSIPLTPLNTQINSPHSAQHPVLRVSLLHHSTPPIARLV; this is encoded by the exons ATGGCGGTGAACGTATACTCCACTTCGATGACCATCGAGAACCTGAGCAGACATGACATGCTCGCTTGGGTCAACGACTCTCTGCAGCTCACATACACTAAGATAGAGCAGCTGTGTACAG GTGTGGCGTATTGCCAGTTCATGGACATGCTGTTCCCTGGCTGTGTCCTGTTGAAGAAAGTGAAGTTCCAGGCCCGTCTTGAGCACGAATTTATCCACAACTTCAAAGTGCTGCAGGCTGCCTTCAAACGCATGAATGTGGACAAG ATCATTCCGGTGGAGAAGCTGGTGAAGGGCAGGTTCCAGGACAACTTTGAATTTGTGCAGTGGTTCAAGAAGTTGTTTGACGCCAACTACGACGGCAAAGAGTACGACCCGCAGCTGGCCCGCCAGGGCATGGAGGTGTCCCCGTCACCTAACCCAGGTGATCTCATTTTCCACAAACCCAGGAGGCCCCCAG GACCCCAGCGGACGTCCCCCACAGTGCCCAAATGTGCGCCTGTCCCACAGCGGGCCGTCACCAGCACCCCCTCCTCTGGTATGAGGAGACACATGCCCCTCTCTCGCAACGGCGGCAGTGATGCAGAGGTCCTGGAGCTCAATCAGCAG TTGATGGACCTGAAGCTGACGGTAGACGGACTGGAGAAGGAGCGAGATTTCTACTTTGGCAAGCTGCGGGACATTGAACTCATCTGCCAGGAGCATGAGAACGACAACAACCCTGTCCTCTCCAAGATCATGAACGTCCTCTACGCCACAGAGGTAGCACCCCCTACACCATCCAGATCAATTCCCCTCACTCCCCTCAACACCCAGATCAATTCCCCTCACTCCGCGCAACACCCAGTTCTTCGCGTCTCACTCCTGcaccactccaccccacccatCGCTCGCTTGGTTTAA
- the mapre3b gene encoding microtubule-associated protein RP/EB family member 3b isoform X2: protein MAVNVYSTSMTIENLSRHDMLAWVNDSLQLTYTKIEQLCTGVAYCQFMDMLFPGCVLLKKVKFQARLEHEFIHNFKVLQAAFKRMNVDKIIPVEKLVKGRFQDNFEFVQWFKKLFDANYDGKEYDPQLARQGMEVSPSPNPGPQRTSPTVPKCAPVPQRAVTSTPSSGMRRHMPLSRNGGSDAEVLELNQQLMDLKLTVDGLEKERDFYFGKLRDIELICQEHENDNNPVLSKIMNVLYATEVAPPTPSRSIPLTPLNTQINSPHSAQHPVLRVSLLHHSTPPIARLV, encoded by the exons ATGGCGGTGAACGTATACTCCACTTCGATGACCATCGAGAACCTGAGCAGACATGACATGCTCGCTTGGGTCAACGACTCTCTGCAGCTCACATACACTAAGATAGAGCAGCTGTGTACAG GTGTGGCGTATTGCCAGTTCATGGACATGCTGTTCCCTGGCTGTGTCCTGTTGAAGAAAGTGAAGTTCCAGGCCCGTCTTGAGCACGAATTTATCCACAACTTCAAAGTGCTGCAGGCTGCCTTCAAACGCATGAATGTGGACAAG ATCATTCCGGTGGAGAAGCTGGTGAAGGGCAGGTTCCAGGACAACTTTGAATTTGTGCAGTGGTTCAAGAAGTTGTTTGACGCCAACTACGACGGCAAAGAGTACGACCCGCAGCTGGCCCGCCAGGGCATGGAGGTGTCCCCGTCACCTAACCCAG GACCCCAGCGGACGTCCCCCACAGTGCCCAAATGTGCGCCTGTCCCACAGCGGGCCGTCACCAGCACCCCCTCCTCTGGTATGAGGAGACACATGCCCCTCTCTCGCAACGGCGGCAGTGATGCAGAGGTCCTGGAGCTCAATCAGCAG TTGATGGACCTGAAGCTGACGGTAGACGGACTGGAGAAGGAGCGAGATTTCTACTTTGGCAAGCTGCGGGACATTGAACTCATCTGCCAGGAGCATGAGAACGACAACAACCCTGTCCTCTCCAAGATCATGAACGTCCTCTACGCCACAGAGGTAGCACCCCCTACACCATCCAGATCAATTCCCCTCACTCCCCTCAACACCCAGATCAATTCCCCTCACTCCGCGCAACACCCAGTTCTTCGCGTCTCACTCCTGcaccactccaccccacccatCGCTCGCTTGGTTTAA